One Alteromonas sp. KC3 DNA segment encodes these proteins:
- a CDS encoding pirin family protein translates to MTTQMSTVVTGNTFKIGNAFSALAFREKDFFGAMDPLVMVDHYTMTQPTFGAHPHAGLSAVSILFEDSVGEFHNQDSLGNDFALMPGDLYWLNAGSGVVHDEAPRNSARIHGLQVFVNLPASLKRNTPSALHVKSSTMPVYENQGTRVRIVLGESNGLTGQSAPTLPMTILDGKLAQQSTFSHQLNERESAWVYAIKGELTLSINDEQITLSEGQAIAVSQLNNKALSQLLLTNTSAKPAHFALFAGEPVKEPFVQKGPFVMNSQAEIEKVEAEFASGKFGSLE, encoded by the coding sequence ATGACCACACAGATGTCCACAGTAGTAACAGGCAATACGTTTAAAATTGGAAATGCTTTTAGTGCATTAGCTTTTAGAGAAAAGGACTTCTTTGGCGCAATGGACCCACTTGTAATGGTTGATCATTACACGATGACACAGCCGACTTTTGGTGCTCACCCTCACGCAGGGCTATCAGCAGTATCTATTCTTTTTGAAGATAGTGTGGGGGAGTTCCATAACCAAGACTCACTAGGAAACGATTTCGCGCTTATGCCAGGCGACCTGTATTGGTTGAATGCCGGTTCAGGTGTTGTACACGATGAAGCGCCACGCAATAGCGCGCGTATTCACGGGTTACAAGTGTTCGTTAATTTACCTGCGTCACTTAAAAGAAATACCCCCTCAGCACTTCATGTTAAGTCAAGCACCATGCCCGTGTATGAAAATCAAGGTACACGAGTTCGTATTGTTCTAGGCGAAAGTAACGGCCTAACGGGGCAAAGCGCACCTACATTACCAATGACAATACTGGATGGTAAGTTAGCGCAACAAAGTACTTTCTCTCATCAGTTAAACGAACGTGAAAGTGCGTGGGTGTATGCCATTAAAGGTGAGCTTACATTGAGTATCAATGACGAACAAATCACGCTTTCTGAAGGTCAAGCGATAGCAGTATCTCAGTTGAATAACAAAGCACTCAGCCAACTTTTGCTAACGAATACGTCCGCCAAGCCAGCACATTTTGCACTTTTCGCAGGTGAACCTGTAAAAGAGCCTTTTGTTCAAAAAGGGCCCTTTGTGATGAATTCTCAAGCCGAGATCGAAAAAGTAGAAGCTGAATTTGCATCGGGCAAATTTGGAAGCCTTGAATAG
- a CDS encoding CPBP family intramembrane glutamic endopeptidase, with the protein MALQRDKSGLLEVTIFVVFALTTKALALQWTPKYAGPVTLLLTLALLTGYLHRQGKTWKHYGLKPLTGLKAKLLVLPQAILVSICFAISVGSVIALANAFEISALLQVSEGVESRFGGVRGNLPNFIMWLGIIWVSAAFGEEMFFRGYLVTRLQEVLPSTRLATVMAVLIPALIFGYGHYDYQGIRGLVMTGMIGIAFGASYLLLKKSLWPIILVHGAMDSIAFTALYIGAD; encoded by the coding sequence ATGGCGTTACAACGAGACAAGTCTGGTCTGTTAGAGGTCACGATTTTTGTGGTATTTGCACTTACAACTAAGGCTTTGGCGCTGCAATGGACCCCGAAATATGCTGGCCCCGTAACGTTACTTCTTACTTTGGCATTACTGACAGGCTATCTGCATCGGCAAGGCAAAACGTGGAAGCACTACGGACTAAAACCGTTAACGGGTTTAAAAGCAAAATTGCTCGTGTTGCCTCAAGCGATATTGGTTTCTATCTGTTTTGCTATATCGGTGGGGTCAGTAATAGCGTTGGCAAATGCCTTTGAAATAAGCGCGCTGCTACAGGTTTCAGAAGGTGTTGAATCGCGCTTTGGCGGGGTGAGGGGGAATTTACCTAACTTTATAATGTGGTTAGGTATTATTTGGGTCTCTGCTGCGTTTGGTGAAGAAATGTTTTTCCGTGGATATCTGGTTACAAGGCTACAAGAAGTTTTGCCCAGCACGCGACTAGCAACCGTTATGGCTGTGTTAATTCCCGCACTAATTTTCGGCTATGGACACTATGACTATCAAGGAATAAGAGGCCTTGTTATGACGGGAATGATTGGAATTGCCTTTGGCGCTTCGTACCTTTTATTGAAAAAAAGCCTGTGGCCAATCATTTTGGTGCATGGAGCGATGGACTCAATAGCATTCACGGCCTTGTATATTGGGGCTGATTAG
- a CDS encoding LysR substrate-binding domain-containing protein encodes MIDLNDYFYFVHVVEKRGFSPAAAALNMPKSRLSRHVAKLEERLSTKLIQRTSRQFNVTEAGQIFYRHARALIDEMEAAEAAIQTRSASLSGRVTLSCSVGVAQFAIRDLMLEFLDENPNVEVIQQVTNEAIDLVSSGIDLAIRGHIDALPDSSIIQRHLAKVSWHLFASPAYLSKAGVPKSPYDLFKRRSLKVGWQPATGHWTLQNKEGVKTTVPFSPQYCSDDMGSLKQAAIEGLGLVSLPAYVCRQEIAEGSLVRVLPDWTTGKAQLSLMMPSRKGQPKSVKVFADYLLAHLNERIGD; translated from the coding sequence ATGATTGATTTAAATGATTACTTTTACTTTGTTCACGTGGTCGAAAAACGTGGATTTTCACCGGCTGCAGCGGCACTCAACATGCCGAAATCGCGCCTAAGCCGTCATGTTGCAAAGTTAGAAGAAAGGCTTTCTACAAAGTTAATTCAAAGAACGTCACGTCAGTTTAACGTCACAGAAGCAGGTCAAATTTTTTATCGGCACGCGCGCGCACTTATCGATGAAATGGAAGCGGCTGAAGCTGCTATTCAAACAAGAAGTGCATCGTTAAGTGGGCGGGTTACGTTAAGTTGTTCTGTAGGTGTTGCACAGTTTGCAATAAGAGATTTAATGCTCGAATTCTTAGATGAAAATCCCAACGTTGAGGTAATACAACAAGTCACTAACGAAGCCATCGACCTAGTGTCATCGGGCATCGACTTAGCAATAAGGGGGCATATCGACGCCTTACCCGACTCAAGCATCATTCAAAGACATTTGGCCAAGGTTTCTTGGCACTTGTTTGCAAGCCCAGCGTATTTGTCGAAGGCAGGAGTTCCTAAGTCGCCGTACGATCTGTTTAAGCGGCGCAGTTTGAAAGTGGGTTGGCAGCCTGCAACGGGCCATTGGACTTTGCAAAATAAAGAAGGTGTAAAAACTACGGTTCCCTTCTCTCCCCAATATTGCAGTGACGATATGGGCTCGTTAAAACAAGCGGCAATAGAAGGGCTCGGTTTAGTGAGCCTACCAGCCTACGTATGCCGTCAGGAAATTGCTGAAGGCTCACTGGTAAGGGTGTTGCCTGATTGGACGACAGGAAAAGCCCAATTGAGTTTGATGATGCCCTCGCGCAAAGGCCAACCTAAATCGGTAAAAGTATTTGCAGACTATTTACTTGCACATCTAAACGAAAGAATTGGAGATTAG
- a CDS encoding SPFH domain-containing protein, translated as MELETLLDYVFSYQIILLVLIVIGLKSSINFVPQNRAFIIERFGKYNTTLEAGLNFIVPFIDTVAADRSLKEQAGDVPEQSAITKDNITLSVDGVLYFKVVDPYKATYGVEDYVFAVTQLAQTTMRSELGKMELDKTFEERDLLNTNIVSALNEAAAPWGVQVLRYELKDINPPNSVLDAMEQQMKAERLKRAQILESEGDRQAAINRAEGDKQAIVLAAEADREQQILKADGEAQAIIRVAKAEAEAIETVGKAAATSEGQKAVQLDLAKGAIQAKEKIAKESSVVLLPDSSTEIGSVVAQAMTIANTIGKKG; from the coding sequence ATGGAATTAGAAACACTACTCGATTACGTGTTTTCGTATCAGATTATCCTGCTAGTGCTGATTGTTATTGGCCTTAAATCGTCTATTAACTTTGTTCCGCAAAACCGCGCATTCATTATTGAGCGCTTTGGCAAATACAATACAACCCTTGAAGCAGGTTTAAACTTTATAGTGCCGTTTATCGATACCGTTGCGGCGGATCGTTCGCTTAAAGAGCAAGCGGGTGACGTACCAGAACAATCTGCAATTACCAAAGACAATATTACGCTAAGCGTCGATGGCGTGTTGTATTTCAAAGTTGTCGACCCTTATAAAGCAACTTACGGTGTTGAAGATTACGTGTTTGCTGTTACACAACTGGCTCAAACCACCATGCGTTCTGAATTGGGTAAAATGGAGTTGGATAAAACCTTTGAAGAACGAGATTTGTTGAATACTAATATTGTGTCGGCATTAAACGAAGCGGCAGCGCCGTGGGGCGTGCAAGTATTGCGTTACGAATTAAAGGATATTAATCCACCTAACTCTGTTCTAGATGCGATGGAACAGCAAATGAAAGCGGAACGTTTAAAGCGTGCACAAATCCTAGAATCAGAGGGTGATCGTCAAGCGGCAATTAACCGTGCAGAGGGTGACAAACAAGCCATAGTATTGGCCGCTGAGGCAGATAGAGAGCAACAAATACTTAAAGCTGATGGTGAAGCCCAGGCCATTATTCGCGTTGCAAAAGCCGAAGCCGAAGCTATTGAAACAGTGGGTAAGGCAGCAGCGACCAGTGAAGGTCAAAAGGCTGTTCAGTTAGATTTAGCAAAAGGCGCTATTCAGGCTAAAGAGAAGATTGCAAAAGAATCTTCTGTGGTGTTGTTACCGGATAGCAGTACCGAAATTGGTAGTGTTGTTGCACAAGCAATGACCATCGCGAATACCATCGGCAAAAAGGGCTAG
- a CDS encoding SIR2 family NAD-dependent protein deacylase encodes MSKTPALDCIRVISDFPTLQRFASVLWKQDNSYHGAAIMVGAGFSRCSSTTADSSKKLPLWSNFSNTLQNELGTKGNTDPLRIAEEYTAYFGRQALNELIKKEINDANWEPGELHSLLLRLPWTEVLTTNWDTLLERASEKIHEAFYSVVYKQEDLSHACSPRVVKLHGTLNVTNDLTFTQEDYRTFPVRHAAFVNFARQVFIENELCLLGFSGDDPNFLQWAGWVRDHLSTSARRIYLVGALGLNAAKRKYLESINVAPIDLAILVEEYEDPDLKHQKATELFLSALHELKPKPSWEWFPKLSERDEPFESQLEALKQDREDYPGWIICPSDLRFFVHSRFDHKLLNKKAIDSLPKDQLAMLLYEVAWHYNVSFCLAPEWIANEMLTNAIHPQVNPLSKKQRLEVAAYVLKVSRWYGEEGCILKSHAKSFIEENVKFWPEYEDTLIFCEATEAKINLNYSELELLIPKIKANSPDGKIKKASLCGELGQYDEGKKLLSDARRYLLEKYRTDENSVYVLSRLSLVDSLLGTMELRRVDTNILGEVSRVRKCDFWRHIEAFRNIVQERIESQESHTGIEVLFEPGKYRDNSAKQSFRNDVHPLVTFYEMTSEIGIPVRWDNFNIMGNAATKLLQLQDLDFHHRLYLTVVTANSENDSILEKTFSRIQLAKLPNDYCEKLIEWCIDAISFWSEKLSNNSGAHFITALTKTRVLVEILARLSVRASTTNAKRIFQLAMAWGHNRMFRHIWLRNSLKHLINYSLSTVPCSEQGELLLDALKFPLFTELEPSEQTNSFEWPNPVIRGTLKRTDNYQLSHRIDQILDQVKPNSSTSRFGIQRLLPLLQCNFLKESEKEKLRKQIWEHDTANKSLPVTGLLNWVTLELPSNNPDMLITKFKEHVFDTEATDFFSETRLLDIINCRFVDVSPSQEEAIKCFEKLVSWSPQVERVDELDFFRTSNDGLIGPYIAEALSRCIVPALSKNDLTELNYYKVNAFVNETHCNQALISLPYFAQHNSALEGDLEKILRISLHSSNNESVTYSAFSILEWRKLYRCKSNENLIATLITMVTLNRESSAISVLSSINRLLQDNYLLDNQVILLKEVIPTLFDNCNYNIERLTLNELTNVSLLRAEVVKLARSLNDVSTHGELERVIGEAKLDSLPEVRFAAIEKS; translated from the coding sequence ATGTCAAAAACCCCCGCTTTAGACTGTATTCGGGTAATCTCAGATTTTCCTACACTGCAAAGATTTGCTTCTGTACTTTGGAAACAAGATAACTCATATCATGGAGCAGCCATAATGGTTGGTGCAGGCTTTAGTCGTTGTTCTTCTACAACGGCTGACTCTAGTAAGAAACTGCCATTATGGAGTAATTTTTCGAATACTTTACAAAACGAACTTGGAACTAAAGGAAATACGGATCCACTTCGCATAGCAGAGGAATATACCGCCTACTTTGGCAGACAGGCCCTCAATGAATTAATCAAAAAAGAGATTAATGATGCCAATTGGGAGCCTGGAGAGCTCCATAGTTTGCTACTTCGCCTTCCTTGGACTGAAGTTTTGACTACAAATTGGGATACTTTATTGGAAAGAGCTTCTGAGAAGATACATGAAGCATTTTACAGTGTGGTCTATAAACAAGAGGATCTATCTCATGCTTGTTCCCCTAGAGTTGTTAAGTTACACGGTACTTTGAATGTTACTAATGATCTTACCTTCACTCAGGAGGATTACCGAACTTTCCCAGTGAGGCACGCTGCATTTGTAAATTTTGCTCGTCAAGTATTCATTGAAAATGAGCTTTGTTTACTAGGTTTTTCTGGAGACGATCCCAACTTTCTGCAGTGGGCAGGATGGGTTAGAGATCACTTATCTACAAGTGCAAGGCGTATCTATTTGGTTGGCGCGTTAGGCTTAAATGCGGCAAAAAGGAAGTATCTAGAATCGATTAACGTAGCACCAATTGACTTGGCAATCTTAGTTGAAGAGTACGAAGATCCAGATTTGAAGCATCAAAAGGCAACTGAACTATTTCTTAGTGCATTGCATGAATTGAAACCTAAACCAAGTTGGGAATGGTTCCCAAAGCTATCGGAGCGTGATGAGCCTTTTGAGTCTCAGCTGGAAGCATTAAAACAAGATCGTGAAGATTATCCTGGGTGGATTATTTGCCCCTCCGATTTAAGGTTTTTCGTTCATTCACGCTTTGATCATAAATTACTTAACAAAAAGGCTATTGATAGCCTCCCAAAAGACCAACTTGCAATGCTGCTTTACGAAGTAGCGTGGCACTACAACGTATCATTTTGCTTAGCTCCAGAATGGATAGCTAATGAAATGCTAACTAACGCGATACATCCGCAGGTCAACCCTCTATCTAAAAAGCAAAGATTAGAGGTCGCTGCTTACGTTTTAAAAGTAAGTCGCTGGTATGGCGAAGAGGGGTGTATATTAAAAAGCCATGCTAAATCCTTCATAGAAGAAAATGTAAAGTTCTGGCCAGAATATGAAGACACGTTAATTTTTTGCGAAGCAACTGAAGCCAAGATAAATCTAAACTATTCAGAGCTAGAACTGTTAATACCTAAAATTAAAGCTAACTCTCCTGATGGGAAAATTAAGAAAGCATCTTTATGTGGTGAACTCGGCCAATATGATGAGGGTAAAAAGTTATTATCCGATGCTCGACGATATTTACTCGAAAAGTATAGAACAGACGAGAACTCCGTTTACGTGCTATCTAGACTAAGTTTGGTTGACAGTTTGTTAGGAACCATGGAGCTCCGACGTGTCGACACAAATATATTAGGTGAGGTATCAAGAGTAAGAAAATGCGACTTTTGGAGGCATATAGAAGCTTTTAGAAACATCGTTCAAGAGAGGATTGAGAGTCAAGAAAGCCATACTGGTATAGAGGTTCTATTCGAGCCTGGAAAATACAGAGATAACTCAGCAAAACAAAGTTTCAGAAATGATGTCCACCCTTTAGTTACATTTTATGAAATGACAAGCGAAATTGGTATCCCTGTACGTTGGGACAACTTCAACATCATGGGTAACGCAGCGACTAAGTTGCTTCAACTACAAGATCTAGATTTTCACCATCGACTTTATTTAACTGTTGTTACTGCAAATAGCGAGAACGACAGTATTCTTGAAAAGACATTCTCAAGAATTCAATTGGCCAAGTTGCCAAATGACTATTGTGAAAAGTTAATTGAATGGTGTATCGATGCAATTTCGTTTTGGAGTGAAAAACTCTCCAATAATTCTGGTGCTCATTTTATAACTGCATTGACAAAAACAAGAGTTCTAGTCGAAATCCTTGCAAGGTTATCTGTGAGAGCATCAACGACAAACGCAAAGCGAATTTTCCAATTAGCTATGGCTTGGGGACATAACCGAATGTTTAGGCATATTTGGTTGAGGAACTCACTCAAGCACTTGATAAATTACTCTTTGAGTACAGTTCCTTGCTCTGAGCAGGGTGAACTTCTTCTGGATGCTCTAAAGTTCCCTTTATTTACAGAGTTAGAACCTTCTGAGCAAACAAATTCTTTTGAGTGGCCAAACCCTGTTATTCGAGGGACACTGAAAAGGACCGATAACTATCAGTTAAGCCATAGGATAGACCAAATACTTGACCAGGTGAAGCCAAACTCGAGTACATCCCGCTTTGGGATACAAAGATTATTGCCTCTTTTACAGTGCAATTTTCTAAAGGAGAGTGAAAAAGAAAAATTACGAAAGCAAATTTGGGAACATGATACAGCTAACAAAAGTTTACCAGTAACAGGACTACTTAATTGGGTTACGCTAGAGTTGCCTTCCAATAATCCTGATATGCTGATCACTAAATTCAAAGAGCATGTCTTCGATACAGAAGCTACGGACTTTTTTAGTGAAACCCGTTTGTTGGACATAATTAACTGTAGGTTTGTAGACGTATCGCCTTCACAAGAAGAAGCAATAAAGTGCTTTGAAAAGCTTGTTAGTTGGTCTCCCCAAGTAGAAAGAGTTGACGAGTTAGACTTCTTTAGAACTAGTAACGATGGCTTAATCGGGCCATATATTGCTGAAGCATTGAGCCGTTGTATTGTTCCGGCATTAAGTAAAAATGATTTGACCGAGTTAAATTATTATAAAGTAAATGCTTTCGTTAATGAGACTCACTGTAATCAAGCTTTAATCTCGTTGCCTTACTTTGCACAACATAATTCAGCCCTTGAGGGCGATTTGGAGAAAATTCTCAGAATATCTCTTCATAGCTCAAACAATGAGAGTGTTACATATTCCGCGTTCTCTATTTTAGAATGGCGAAAATTATATAGATGTAAATCAAACGAAAATCTAATTGCAACACTGATTACAATGGTCACGTTAAACAGGGAATCTAGCGCTATAAGTGTTCTATCGAGTATCAATCGCCTATTGCAGGACAACTAC
- a CDS encoding NADPH-dependent FMN reductase, producing MKILAIPASNSKKSINKALINYAASLLPQHDIEVIDINDYEMPIYSVDLEEAYGVPDAASQFYQKIEQADALIISYAEHNGNYTVAYKNLFDWTSRVNMKVYQGKPVVMLSTSPGPGGAASVLKLAVESAHFFDGHVKASLSIPSFYDNFDQEKGELSHPELIAKLKAALSEIETN from the coding sequence ATGAAAATTCTCGCCATTCCCGCAAGTAACAGTAAGAAGTCAATTAACAAAGCGCTCATTAACTACGCTGCTTCATTGCTTCCTCAGCATGATATTGAAGTGATAGATATTAATGATTATGAAATGCCTATTTACAGTGTCGATCTAGAAGAGGCTTACGGGGTACCTGACGCAGCGTCGCAGTTTTATCAAAAAATAGAGCAAGCTGACGCCCTAATTATCTCTTATGCTGAGCACAATGGTAACTACACCGTAGCTTACAAAAATCTTTTTGATTGGACTTCGCGGGTTAATATGAAAGTTTATCAGGGCAAGCCTGTTGTGATGTTGTCTACTTCACCTGGTCCGGGCGGCGCAGCAAGCGTATTGAAATTGGCGGTAGAGTCGGCCCACTTTTTCGATGGGCACGTAAAAGCGTCACTTTCAATACCGAGTTTTTATGACAATTTCGACCAAGAAAAAGGGGAGCTAAGCCACCCAGAATTGATCGCCAAGCTAAAAGCCGCCTTGTCAGAAATAGAAACCAATTAA